A section of the Carya illinoinensis cultivar Pawnee chromosome 12, C.illinoinensisPawnee_v1, whole genome shotgun sequence genome encodes:
- the LOC122289263 gene encoding uncharacterized protein LOC122289263 yields MEGVWREPVSGTGLVCLAAKLKKLKLVLRKWNQEVFGLVNQSIKELEAKVKLLEMRLQEGHVAELEHEYLQTKAELERWENKEEIRLSQQAKKRWLTDGDRNSKSYHAVVNKRRKASAVSRMTLPNVLESREDIHNAAVSHFQNFLTGEGPMEVLDLSSLISPVVFEEENQEIIKEPSEDEVWAALKFIPKLSSPGLDGFGSEFYLQCWPIIKWDVLEAAPDFFRGTGLPRFYSTSYIVLIPKVQDPYNFDMFRPISLCNVIYKMFSKILVNRLASVLPRMISWEQGAFVPGRSIFENITLAQEMVHALHRKTKGGNVMLKIDMAKAYDRVDWIFLSKVLRSFGFADRACGLVEKCINSPWFSIMMNGTYKGFFKPTRGLHQGDPLSPYLFIIMQEVLTRMLKDNFNQGRLAPFYILRGAPLVSHLLYADDLLIFANGGNKSVRVIIRTLEQYAQWSSQAINKEKSTLFMSKQIPYDRRCGLLNNIGFTEGSFPTIYLGVPLVTGRLNARHLEPLVNKGTHYKKPKRRWVSWSSICKPTNEGGLGIRDFNEMQRGMRMNVQVQDIVNPLVKVKDLWIGNEWDGNALRELVGENRAWEIMRSVMAGKEGSDVYIWELNKHGNFTTASAWNIIRVRRDELPWKGWFWHNMLPRRVVVCVWKAWFRSLPVDMRITDMGIALVSRCDCYASGSLEALDHVLSSGKVARAVWEKAAVMLGVRCMGFSSWRARISAWFCCAKRCFQRGILVGLLPSLITWRMWLRRCKARMEATYESPEPVWISIKFWLSQVSDNITKCSRLLESINVPIKQVVNRNIRVVKWLKPKLGWVKLNVDGSCRGNPGTCGGGGVIRDHQGIVKAAFSEFFGFGTNNAAEMRALSRGLRMCKEHGFYQVEVECDSSLLVHWVVTKACNVWYLWDFWE; encoded by the exons ATGGAGGGGGTATGGAGAGAACCGGTATCTGGGACTGGTTTAGTATGCTTGGCGGCAAAATTGAAGAAGCTAAAGCTAGTGCTTAGGAAGTGGAATCAGGAGGTTTTTGGCCTAGTAAACCAGTCGATTAAGGAGTTAGAGGCAAAAGTGAAACTTTTGGAGATGCGATTGCAAGAGGGGCATGTAGCAGAATTAGAGCATGAGTATTTGCAGACAAAAGCCGAATTAGAGAGGTGGGAAAACAAGGAAGAGATCCGGCTATCTCAGCAGGCCAAAAAGAGATGGCTCACGGATGGTGACCGTAATTCCAAGTCTTATCATGCCGTGGTCAACAAACGTAGGAAGGCTTCTGCAGTTTCAAGAATGACTCTACCAAATGTTCTGGAGTCTCGGGAGGATATTCATAATGCAGCAGTGAGTCACTTTCAAAATTTCCTCACCGGGGAGGGGCCTATGGAAGTACTAGATTTAAGTAGTTTAATATCACCGGTGGTGTTTGAGGAGGAAAACCAAGAGATTATTAAAGAGCCTTCGGAAGACGAGGTTTGGGCGGCTTTGAAGTTTATTCCTAAGCTAAGTAGCCCCGGGCTAGATGGTTTTGGGTCTGAATTTTATTTGCAGTGCTGGCCTATTATTAAATGGGATGTCTTAGAAGCTGCACCGGATTTTTTTCGAGGTACGGGGTTGCCTAGATTTTATTCAACTTCTTACATAGTTCTTATTCCTAAAGTGCAGGACCCTTATAATTTTGATATGTTTCGACCGATTAGCTTGTGCAATGTGATATACAAAATGTTCTCGAAAATTCTTGTGAATCGGTTGGCGAGTGTGCTTCCTCGGATGATTTCTTGGGAGCAAGGTGCGTTTGTGCCGGGGCGGAGTATTTTTGAGAACATAACCCTTGCTCAAGAAATGGTACATGCTCTCCATCGTAAGACAAAGGGAGGAAATGTTATGCTGAAAATAGATATGGCgaaagcttatgatagagtggattGGATTTTTTTGAGTAAGGTCTTAAGAAGTTTTGGTTTTGCCGATCGAGCTTGTGGCTTGGTAGAAAAGTGCATAAATTCTCCTTGGTTCTCGATTATGATGAACGGCACGTATAAGGGTTTTTTCAAGCCTACAAGAGGGTTGCACCAAGGGGATCCCCTCtcgccttatttatttattattatgcagGAAGTTCTTACTAGAATGCTGAAGGACAATTTTAATCAAGGAAGACTAGCGCCATTTTATATCCTGAGAGGTGCACCTTTGGTCTCGCATCTACTCTATGCGGATGATCTTCTTATTTTTGCAAATGGGGGGAACAAGTCAGTTAGAGTGATCATCCGAACTCTGGAACAATATGCTCAATGGTCTAGTCAAGCCATTAATAAAGAGAAATCAACTCTCTTTATGTCAAAGCAGATTCCATATGATCGAAGGTGTGGCCTATTGAATAATATAGGCTTCACGGAGGGGTCTTTTCCAACAATTTATCTGGGAGTTCCTTTGGTAACTGGACGTCTTAATGCTAGACACTTGGAGCCACTGGTGAACAAA GGGACACATTACAAAAAGCCGAAGAGGAGATGGGTCTCCTGGTCGTCCATCTGCAAGCCAACAAATGAGGGGGGCTTAGGCATacgggatttcaatgaaatgcAGAGAGGAATGCGTATGAA TGTTCAAGTCCAAGATATAGTCAATCCATTGGTTAAAGTGAAGGATTTATGGATCGGCAATGAGTGGGATGGAAATGCTCTTAGAGAATTGGTTGGAGAAAATAGAGCATGGGAGATCATGCGATCGGTGATGGCTGGGAAGGAAGGGTCTGATGTATATATTTGGGAACTGAATAAACATGGTAATTTTACAACAGCATCAGCTTGGAATATTATAAGAGTAAGAAGAGACGAGCTCCCTTGGAAGGGGTGGTTTTGGCATAATATGCTCCCTAGACGTGTGGTGGTCTGTGTTTGGAAGGCCTGGTTTCGAAGCTTACCGGTTGACATGCGTATAACGGATATGGGCATAGCTCTTGTGTCCCGATGCGACTGCTATGCTAGTGGTAGTTTGGAAGCGCTTGATCATGTTTTAAGTTCAGGGAAGGTTGCAAGGGCAGTCTGGGAGAAAGCAGCAGTGATGCTAGGTGTTCGGTGCATGGGTTTCAGCAGCTGGCGTGCTCGGATTTCTGCATGGTTCTGCTGTGCAAAGAGGTGCTTTCAACGTGGGATTCTGGTAGGCTTACTTCCAAGCCTTATTACATGGCGTATGTGGCTTCGTAGGTGCAAAGCCCGTATGGAGGCTACGTATGAATCACCGGAGCCTGTGTGGATTTCGATAAAATTCTGGTTGTCCCAAGTTTCAGATAACATCACCAAGTGTAGCAGGTTATTAGAATCAATTAATGTGCCTATTAAGCAAGTTGTTAACCGAAATATTAGGGTGGTCAAATGGTTGAAACCAAAGCTGGGATGGGTAAAACTTAATGTGGATGGGAGTTGTAGGGGTAACCCGGGGACTTGTGGTGGAGGTGGAGTGATTAGAGATCATCAAGGCATAGTCAAAGCGGCTTTCTCAGAATTTTTTGGGTTTGGTACAAATAATGCTGCGGAAATGAGAGCTCTGTCACGAGGTCTTAGAATGTGCAAAGAGCATGGCTTTTATCAGGTGGAAGTTGAATGCGATTCGTCCTTGTTAGTGCATTGGGTAGTTACAAAGGCTTGTAATGTGTGGTActtatgggatttttgggagtAG